A window of the Sphaerobacter thermophilus DSM 20745 genome harbors these coding sequences:
- a CDS encoding amidase, whose translation MASAVEPDRDELAYIPAADLAARIRRRELSPVEVVDAFIRRIEERNPSLNAFVYVAFDEARERAQEAERAVMSGAELGPLHGVPTAIKDLFDYHPGWKSTFGGIRALKDFVVDAHCVFAERIKRAGAIILGKTNSPIMGFRGTCDNYLFGPTRNPFDLSRNSGGSSGGSAAAVADGLLPLAEGTDGGGSIRIPASWCGVYGYKPSFGRVPYVNRPNAFSGTDPFLFEGPLTRTVEDAALALSALAGYDPRDPFSLDEQVDFMSALRRSVKGWKIAYSPDFDVYPVDPEVRRVVDEAAMAFTEAGAQVEEVCVGITRDQRELSDLWCRLIIPLNVAGIEGLKAGGIDLLGEHRDDLPPEYLRWIEEGYRMTALDVQRDQQMRTEIYDAIQGVLNEYDLLITPTLACLPVENADDGNTVGPSEINGVPVDPLIGWCMTYFVNFTGHPAASIPAGMAHGKLPVGMQIIGRRYADADVLTASAVFERLRPWRQIYEIPAARPLTAPMAKSDGLSMTES comes from the coding sequence ATGGCGTCTGCAGTCGAACCCGACCGCGACGAGTTGGCCTACATTCCAGCCGCAGACCTGGCGGCACGGATCCGGCGTCGCGAACTATCGCCTGTGGAGGTGGTCGACGCATTCATCCGGCGTATCGAGGAGCGGAACCCCAGTCTCAACGCGTTCGTTTACGTCGCCTTCGACGAGGCCCGGGAGCGCGCGCAGGAGGCCGAGCGAGCTGTGATGTCCGGGGCGGAACTCGGCCCGCTCCATGGTGTCCCGACGGCGATCAAGGATCTTTTCGACTACCATCCAGGTTGGAAGAGTACGTTCGGCGGGATCCGGGCGCTCAAGGACTTCGTCGTTGATGCTCATTGCGTCTTTGCCGAGCGGATCAAGCGCGCCGGAGCGATCATTCTTGGGAAAACCAACAGCCCGATCATGGGGTTCCGAGGCACTTGCGATAACTACCTGTTTGGACCGACGCGGAACCCCTTTGACCTTTCGCGCAACAGTGGTGGCTCATCAGGCGGCAGCGCAGCCGCCGTTGCCGACGGGCTTCTACCGCTTGCCGAGGGTACCGACGGCGGCGGGTCCATCCGGATCCCCGCTTCCTGGTGTGGCGTGTACGGCTACAAGCCATCGTTCGGTCGTGTTCCGTACGTCAACCGTCCGAACGCGTTCAGCGGTACCGATCCCTTCCTCTTTGAGGGCCCGCTGACGCGCACCGTCGAGGACGCGGCACTCGCCCTGAGCGCGCTGGCTGGGTATGACCCGCGGGACCCCTTCAGCTTGGACGAGCAAGTGGACTTCATGTCCGCACTACGCCGCTCAGTGAAGGGCTGGAAAATCGCCTACAGTCCCGACTTCGACGTGTATCCGGTGGATCCCGAGGTTCGGAGGGTCGTGGACGAGGCAGCCATGGCCTTCACTGAGGCTGGCGCTCAGGTCGAAGAGGTGTGCGTCGGCATCACGCGCGACCAGCGCGAGCTAAGCGACCTCTGGTGCCGCCTCATCATCCCGCTCAACGTCGCGGGAATCGAGGGCTTGAAGGCGGGCGGAATCGACCTCTTGGGAGAGCACAGAGACGACCTTCCACCCGAGTACCTGCGCTGGATCGAGGAGGGCTACCGGATGACAGCACTCGATGTCCAGCGCGACCAGCAGATGCGCACCGAGATCTACGACGCCATCCAGGGAGTGCTCAACGAGTACGACCTGCTGATCACGCCGACCCTCGCGTGCCTGCCGGTCGAGAACGCAGACGACGGCAACACGGTCGGACCGTCCGAGATCAATGGTGTGCCGGTCGATCCCTTGATTGGCTGGTGTATGACCTACTTCGTCAACTTCACCGGGCACCCGGCGGCATCGATCCCCGCGGGAATGGCCCATGGGAAGCTCCCGGTGGGCATGCAGATCATCGGCCGGCGTTATGCCGACGCGGATGTTCTCACCGCCAGCGCGGTGTTTGAACGGCTGCGGCCTTGGCGGCAGATCTACGAGATCCCGGCTGCCCGGCCACTGACTGCACCGATGGCAAAGTCTGACGGTCTCAGCATGACGGAGAGTTGA
- a CDS encoding TolB family protein, whose amino-acid sequence MQRWRRLLRAGLVLVALLGLAGIACGAPDPLLDDRDALGAAPTGRILFAQNGDIHVWDGSTTQITHVGDASYPRWSGDGSRFVFVRTGDAFSDLYIANADGSGMEQLTFYQPPIQPGTEAYIREAMWALDPVWSRAGDAIAFVSDRNTLKNFLWLMPAPGENPYQIQASTYNGENVEHPDFSPDGQRIVFAQRTTGENDLQRWTQLWVVDLNTEQLFPLVETNEGAYDPAWSPDGRWIAYTGRTGAENDIWVVPAEGGTPIRLTNFGNVRAPTWSPDGSWIAFLQTDGGSFKAVAAPFSVGEDGTPRLGEPQELFKGSGIDATSGLSWAP is encoded by the coding sequence ATGCAACGCTGGCGTCGGTTATTGCGAGCCGGACTGGTCCTGGTGGCGCTGCTGGGACTCGCCGGCATCGCCTGCGGCGCACCGGACCCACTGCTCGATGACAGGGACGCGCTTGGCGCCGCGCCCACCGGCCGAATCCTCTTCGCCCAGAATGGCGATATCCACGTGTGGGATGGGTCGACAACACAGATAACGCACGTCGGCGACGCGTCGTACCCACGTTGGTCGGGCGACGGCAGTCGGTTCGTGTTCGTCCGCACCGGCGACGCGTTCTCCGACCTCTACATTGCCAACGCCGACGGCAGCGGCATGGAGCAGTTGACCTTCTACCAGCCGCCAATCCAGCCCGGCACCGAGGCGTACATCCGGGAGGCTATGTGGGCGCTGGACCCGGTGTGGTCGCGCGCAGGTGACGCGATCGCATTTGTCAGCGACCGCAACACGCTCAAGAACTTCCTGTGGCTGATGCCTGCTCCGGGAGAGAACCCCTACCAGATACAGGCCTCAACCTACAACGGTGAGAACGTGGAGCATCCCGACTTCTCGCCCGACGGCCAGCGGATCGTGTTCGCTCAGCGCACCACTGGCGAGAACGACCTGCAGCGCTGGACGCAGCTCTGGGTCGTGGATCTCAATACTGAGCAGCTCTTCCCGCTGGTGGAGACCAACGAGGGAGCCTACGATCCCGCATGGTCGCCGGATGGTCGGTGGATCGCCTACACCGGCCGGACGGGGGCCGAGAACGACATCTGGGTGGTACCCGCCGAGGGCGGCACCCCGATACGGTTGACCAACTTCGGCAACGTGCGCGCTCCGACCTGGTCCCCTGACGGGTCCTGGATCGCCTTCCTCCAGACGGACGGTGGCTCCTTCAAGGCGGTCGCCGCCCCCTTCTCCGTGGGCGAGGACGGCACGCCGAGGCTGGGCGAGCCGCAGGAGCTGTTCAAGGGCTCCGGCATCGACGCCACCTCCGGCCTCTCCTGGGCGCCGTAA
- a CDS encoding UDP-N-acetylmuramoyl-L-alanyl-D-glutamate--2,6-diaminopimelate ligase, which yields MTQSRFSDLIQALPVTSSGGDLGTVVTDVCYDSRLARPGSLFVAMRGGYTDGHRFLADARARGAVAALVESWEPDLANYPAYAAVPNTRAALPLVAATFFGRPAEALGIIGITGTDGKTTTSYLVDAMLRSAGYRTGLIGTIAVRVGDEIVDHDTRQTTPESLDVQRLLAQMREARVDWAVLEATSHGLALHRLDECAFDVGVVTNITHEHLEFHGTIEEYRRAKARLLERVAGRGPRPYPGGVVLNRDDEGARAIAEAAGTAPVLWFSAKGAPADLQADDVQLAADGTSFRLTTPRGSVPVRLNLIGAYNVDNALAAAGVGHLLGLSPEAIARGLESLAGVPGRMRRVDLGQPYTVIVDYAHTPDSLEKSLRLLRSLVPGRVIAVFGSAGERDRAKRPLQGAVSARLADFSVFTSEDPRFEDPDAIIAEIAAGARDAGAVEGRDYVCIEDRRAAIRAALDWARPGDGVLLAGKGHERCIIYGAERRPWDEAREAELALRERGYGCTAAGNDE from the coding sequence GTGACACAGAGCCGCTTTTCAGACCTGATTCAGGCGCTTCCCGTGACCAGCTCCGGGGGTGACCTTGGGACGGTGGTCACGGATGTCTGCTATGACTCGCGGTTGGCTCGTCCGGGCAGCCTGTTCGTTGCAATGCGAGGCGGCTACACCGATGGGCATCGCTTCCTGGCCGACGCCCGCGCTCGCGGTGCCGTCGCCGCCCTGGTCGAGTCGTGGGAACCTGATCTCGCGAACTACCCCGCCTATGCTGCGGTACCCAACACGCGCGCGGCGCTCCCGCTGGTGGCGGCGACGTTCTTTGGTCGCCCGGCCGAGGCGCTCGGGATCATCGGGATCACCGGCACCGACGGCAAGACGACCACCTCCTATCTCGTGGATGCCATGCTGCGATCGGCCGGGTACCGGACCGGTCTGATCGGCACGATTGCCGTGCGGGTGGGGGACGAGATCGTCGACCATGACACGCGACAGACCACACCCGAGTCGCTCGACGTGCAGCGCCTGCTGGCGCAGATGCGCGAGGCGCGCGTCGATTGGGCCGTGCTGGAGGCGACGTCCCACGGCCTGGCCCTTCACCGGCTCGACGAATGCGCATTCGACGTGGGCGTTGTTACCAACATCACCCACGAGCACCTTGAGTTCCACGGCACGATCGAGGAGTACCGGCGTGCCAAGGCGCGCCTCCTGGAGCGCGTCGCCGGACGCGGCCCGCGTCCATATCCTGGCGGGGTGGTGCTGAACCGGGACGATGAGGGAGCACGCGCGATCGCGGAGGCTGCCGGGACCGCGCCGGTTCTCTGGTTCAGCGCTAAGGGAGCCCCCGCCGATCTCCAGGCCGATGATGTGCAGCTCGCGGCCGACGGCACGTCGTTCCGCCTGACGACGCCTCGCGGGTCGGTGCCGGTTCGGCTCAACCTGATCGGGGCGTACAACGTGGACAATGCCCTGGCCGCGGCAGGGGTCGGTCACTTGCTTGGGTTGAGCCCTGAGGCCATCGCCCGCGGGCTGGAGTCGCTCGCAGGCGTGCCGGGACGGATGCGCCGTGTTGATCTCGGCCAACCGTACACCGTGATCGTGGACTACGCGCACACCCCTGATTCGCTGGAGAAGTCCCTGCGGCTCCTCCGATCGCTCGTGCCCGGCCGCGTGATCGCGGTTTTTGGCAGCGCGGGTGAGCGGGACCGTGCCAAGCGCCCGCTGCAGGGAGCCGTCAGTGCCCGGCTCGCCGATTTCTCGGTGTTCACGTCAGAAGATCCGCGGTTCGAGGACCCCGATGCCATCATCGCCGAGATCGCGGCTGGAGCACGCGACGCCGGCGCGGTCGAAGGCCGGGACTACGTCTGCATCGAGGATCGGCGAGCGGCGATCCGGGCGGCGCTCGACTGGGCCCGGCCGGGGGACGGCGTTCTCCTGGCCGGGAAAGGTCACGAGCGGTGTATCATCTATGGCGCCGAACGGCGCCCGTGGGATGAAGCGCGGGAAGCGGAACTTGCGCTCCGCGAACGCGGCTATGGTTGCACCGCCGCGGGAAACGACGAGTGA
- the aspS gene encoding aspartate--tRNA ligase, which produces MTDLGDIQQRAGQRRYTTCGELRAGDVGRTVTLKGWVNRRRDHGGLIFLDLRDRYGITQVVANPEHSHEAHQTAETVRNEYVLSITGTVAARPAGTENPNMATGAIEVVADRIEVLNPAKTPPFYINEDVEVEETLRLEFRYLDLRKPRMQRNLMLRHRAVKFIRDYLDARDFIEIETPVLVKSTPEGARDYVVPSRIYPGHFYALPQSPQQLKQLLMVAGMDRYYQIARCFRDEDQRADRQPEFTQLDLEMSFVDVEDVLTLTEGLFTAMFEELATKPILQKPFPRLTYAEAILRYGTDKPDLRFGMEIADVTDLVADSEFGVFSNTARSGGVIRGIAVPGQAGISRGQIDQLTEQAQSFGAKGLVWIGLLASDDRSLTPRSPIAKFLSEDEIRGMAERLGAGPGDLMLLVADQAPVAANVLGRLRVALGHQLGLVNTDVHAFCWIVEMPFFEWDEENGRWEAAHHPFTSPMDEDLEILETDPGRARAKAYDIVLDGWELGSGSIRIHRRDVQNKIFELMGYDEEEIERRFGHLLRAFEYGAPPHGGIAPGIDRTVMILAGEENIREVIAFPKNQSAQDLMMGAPSPINEEQLKELHINVVLPKPAGA; this is translated from the coding sequence ATGACCGACTTGGGTGACATCCAACAGCGCGCCGGGCAGCGCCGCTATACCACCTGCGGCGAACTGCGCGCCGGCGATGTCGGCCGCACCGTCACCCTCAAGGGTTGGGTGAACCGGCGCCGCGACCATGGCGGCCTGATCTTCCTCGATCTGCGCGACCGCTACGGCATCACCCAGGTCGTGGCCAACCCGGAGCATTCGCATGAGGCCCACCAGACCGCCGAGACGGTGCGCAACGAGTACGTCCTCTCCATCACCGGGACCGTCGCGGCCCGACCAGCCGGCACCGAGAACCCCAACATGGCGACCGGGGCGATCGAGGTCGTGGCCGACCGGATCGAGGTGCTCAACCCGGCCAAGACGCCCCCGTTCTACATCAACGAGGATGTCGAGGTCGAGGAGACGCTGCGGCTGGAGTTCCGCTACCTCGACCTGCGCAAGCCCAGGATGCAGCGCAACCTGATGCTGCGGCATCGCGCGGTCAAGTTCATTCGCGACTACCTCGACGCGCGCGACTTCATCGAGATCGAGACACCGGTGCTGGTCAAGAGCACACCTGAGGGCGCGCGCGACTACGTGGTACCCAGCCGGATCTACCCGGGGCACTTCTACGCGCTGCCACAGTCGCCGCAGCAGCTCAAGCAGCTCCTCATGGTCGCGGGGATGGACCGCTACTACCAGATCGCCCGGTGCTTCCGGGACGAGGACCAGCGCGCCGACCGCCAGCCTGAGTTCACTCAGCTCGACCTCGAGATGTCCTTCGTCGACGTGGAGGACGTGCTGACCCTCACCGAGGGTCTGTTCACCGCGATGTTCGAGGAGCTGGCGACCAAGCCGATTCTGCAGAAGCCCTTCCCGCGGCTCACCTACGCGGAGGCGATACTGCGCTACGGCACCGACAAGCCCGACCTTCGCTTCGGCATGGAGATCGCCGATGTGACGGACCTGGTGGCGGACAGCGAGTTCGGCGTTTTCTCCAACACCGCACGGTCGGGCGGCGTGATCCGTGGTATCGCCGTGCCTGGCCAGGCCGGGATCAGCCGCGGCCAGATCGACCAGTTGACCGAGCAGGCGCAGAGTTTCGGTGCCAAGGGCCTGGTCTGGATCGGCCTGCTGGCGAGCGATGACCGCTCCCTGACGCCGCGCTCGCCGATCGCGAAGTTCCTGTCCGAGGACGAGATCAGGGGCATGGCCGAACGTCTCGGAGCCGGGCCCGGCGACCTGATGCTGCTCGTCGCCGATCAGGCACCCGTGGCCGCCAATGTGCTCGGCCGCCTGCGCGTCGCGCTGGGCCACCAGCTCGGGCTCGTCAACACCGACGTCCACGCGTTCTGCTGGATCGTCGAGATGCCCTTCTTCGAGTGGGACGAGGAGAACGGCCGCTGGGAAGCCGCACATCACCCCTTCACCTCGCCCATGGACGAGGATCTCGAGATCCTGGAGACCGACCCCGGCCGCGCCCGCGCCAAGGCATACGACATCGTCCTCGACGGCTGGGAACTGGGGAGCGGGAGCATCCGGATTCACCGGCGCGACGTCCAGAACAAGATCTTCGAGCTGATGGGCTACGACGAGGAGGAGATCGAGCGGCGGTTCGGACACCTTCTGCGCGCCTTCGAGTACGGCGCGCCGCCGCACGGCGGCATTGCGCCCGGCATCGATCGCACGGTCATGATCCTGGCAGGCGAGGAGAACATCCGCGAGGTTATCGCCTTCCCGAAGAACCAGAGCGCGCAGGATCTCATGATGGGCGCGCCGTCACCCATCAACGAAGAGCAACTCAAGGAACTCCACATCAACGTCGTCCTGCCGAAGCCGGCCGGCGCCTAG
- a CDS encoding HEAT repeat domain-containing protein: MSKMFSTISRTPQNDPSAARVIERLRAIGGGQRSASAVAELTDISRAAAVQVRAEWPQLPLDARRYLVRQMVDLAEENVELNFSRILRVALDDDDAEVRAVAVAGLWEDESNDCLDELLGMLAREREPAVLEAIATGLGQFACRASLGDLDDEHTAQVRSALMDLLHGDAPSWVRRRALESLAWFTDDAEVTAEIAAAYASEDRELRVSALFGMGRNLDASWLPQILAELESDDPEFRYEAAKAAGELGDPQALDSLLNLIRDEDREVQTAAIGALGQIGGRVAVNVLRRLRRDKDPVVREAAEDALVQAFYESDPLRPGV, encoded by the coding sequence ATGTCGAAGATGTTTTCTACTATCAGCCGAACCCCGCAGAATGACCCGAGTGCCGCGCGGGTGATCGAGCGGCTGCGGGCGATCGGAGGCGGTCAGCGCTCGGCCAGTGCGGTCGCCGAACTGACGGACATCAGCCGGGCCGCGGCGGTTCAAGTGCGCGCCGAGTGGCCGCAGCTCCCGCTGGATGCCCGGCGCTACCTTGTCCGGCAGATGGTCGATCTGGCCGAGGAGAACGTCGAACTCAACTTCAGCCGCATTCTGCGTGTCGCGCTGGATGACGACGACGCCGAAGTGCGCGCCGTCGCTGTCGCGGGCCTCTGGGAGGACGAGAGCAACGACTGCCTCGACGAGCTGCTGGGTATGCTCGCCCGTGAGCGGGAGCCGGCGGTGCTCGAGGCCATCGCGACCGGCCTCGGGCAGTTCGCCTGCCGCGCGAGCCTCGGCGACCTCGACGACGAGCATACGGCACAGGTTCGGAGCGCGCTCATGGATCTGCTCCACGGAGACGCGCCGTCGTGGGTCCGCCGGCGTGCCCTCGAGTCGCTCGCGTGGTTTACCGACGACGCTGAGGTAACTGCGGAGATTGCGGCTGCATACGCCTCTGAGGACCGGGAGCTGCGGGTGAGTGCGCTCTTCGGTATGGGGCGCAACCTAGATGCGTCCTGGTTGCCGCAGATCCTGGCCGAGCTGGAGAGCGACGACCCGGAGTTCCGCTACGAGGCGGCCAAGGCCGCGGGCGAGTTGGGAGATCCCCAGGCGCTCGACTCACTGCTGAACCTGATTCGCGACGAAGACCGCGAGGTGCAGACCGCTGCGATCGGCGCGCTCGGGCAGATTGGCGGTCGCGTCGCAGTGAACGTGCTGCGCCGGTTGCGTCGAGACAAGGACCCGGTGGTTCGCGAGGCCGCCGAGGACGCGCTCGTCCAGGCCTTCTATGAGTCCGACCCGCTGCGGCCCGGCGTATGA
- a CDS encoding ROK family protein: MEQAQLPGQWGVLPCDKRFVLGVEIAGRGQRVVLAEPSGRIVAEAHSIDASAPAPVVVDTVRGLIDQACSSIQADLSDIARIGIAFGGPVDAARGVTLLSHRAPGFENFPLVNLLEEAVGIPSVLENDARAAAVGEASYGAARGCADVVYVHLGAGVGGGIIVDGRLVHGGSGTAGEIGHMVVSVGGPICSCGKPGHLEAYASAPAIVNNFRERLRTARREVIDSWSAPGAITVGAIFQRARAGDEIAREVVTETVRVLGLAIANLITVLNPAAVIVGGPVAEVGELLMDPLGARVRQYSYPASVRRLRLSTAQFRGDSAILGAVALALRGDQVG; the protein is encoded by the coding sequence GTGGAACAGGCCCAACTCCCGGGGCAGTGGGGCGTGCTCCCCTGCGACAAGCGTTTCGTGCTTGGGGTGGAGATCGCCGGTCGTGGCCAGCGCGTGGTGCTGGCCGAACCGTCGGGGCGCATCGTGGCCGAAGCCCACTCCATCGATGCCTCGGCTCCTGCGCCGGTCGTCGTGGATACGGTTCGGGGCCTAATCGACCAGGCTTGCAGTTCGATCCAGGCAGACCTCTCGGACATTGCGCGGATCGGGATCGCCTTTGGCGGACCAGTGGACGCCGCGCGCGGGGTGACGCTTTTGTCGCACCGGGCACCGGGCTTTGAAAACTTTCCCCTGGTCAACCTGCTGGAGGAGGCGGTCGGGATCCCGAGCGTGCTTGAGAACGATGCTCGGGCCGCTGCCGTAGGCGAAGCCAGCTACGGGGCAGCCCGTGGATGCGCCGATGTGGTCTACGTCCACCTGGGTGCGGGCGTCGGCGGCGGGATCATCGTCGACGGCCGCCTGGTTCACGGCGGCAGCGGGACGGCGGGCGAGATCGGGCACATGGTCGTTTCGGTCGGCGGACCGATCTGCTCCTGCGGCAAGCCCGGCCATCTGGAGGCCTATGCATCGGCTCCGGCGATCGTCAACAACTTTCGAGAACGGCTGAGAACCGCCCGGCGTGAGGTGATCGACTCATGGTCGGCGCCGGGGGCGATCACCGTCGGCGCGATCTTCCAGCGGGCACGGGCCGGGGACGAGATCGCCCGGGAGGTCGTCACCGAGACGGTGCGGGTGCTCGGGCTGGCGATCGCCAATCTGATCACCGTGTTGAACCCGGCGGCGGTGATTGTGGGTGGCCCGGTGGCCGAGGTCGGGGAGTTACTGATGGATCCTCTGGGTGCGCGGGTGCGCCAGTATTCGTACCCGGCATCGGTGCGCCGCCTGCGGCTCTCCACCGCGCAGTTCCGGGGCGACTCCGCTATCCTCGGTGCGGTTGCGCTTGCGCTGCGGGGGGACCAGGTGGGTTAG
- a CDS encoding MazG family protein produces MPGITLVGLGPGDPAALSQAARDALANGQVFLRTRHHPVVIQQAAPAGRPAFEDLLDSDTPLATVIERWIDTLLDAARTDAVVYAVPGNPLVGDATVRVLLQRAEEAAVPVNTIPASTVVDAATAALPPSALALGVQVLDTLDLALAAEHAPFGGGEAALSPLQPLLLTNPGPARVMAAACETLARLYPDSTTLLVLNHTPTGELHSVETALGSLADATGDMLAIYLAPVSPLESARHATGLQRIVARLRAPGGCPWDREQTHQSLMRAGIEEAYEVLEAIERDDAAALREELGDLLLQVYLHAQIAEEAGEFTLEDVIGDLSAKLVRRHPHVFGEAHAADASDVLQRWDEIKRAERAERGVDEAAHPLGQIPAALPALMRAQTVLRRAVRAGLLPFDPDMLQSRWRALAAGEEPVSAETLGDALLATALLAAEAGLDAEQALRERTLALEAAIRGHTAATPDDLY; encoded by the coding sequence ATGCCAGGTATCACGCTGGTAGGCCTCGGCCCCGGCGATCCCGCGGCGTTGAGCCAGGCCGCGCGGGACGCGCTCGCGAACGGGCAGGTCTTCCTCCGCACGCGCCATCATCCCGTGGTCATCCAGCAGGCGGCGCCGGCCGGCCGGCCCGCCTTCGAAGACCTGCTTGACAGTGACACGCCCCTGGCGACCGTCATCGAGCGATGGATCGACACGCTCCTCGATGCCGCGCGGACTGACGCGGTCGTGTACGCCGTCCCTGGGAACCCACTCGTTGGCGACGCCACGGTTCGTGTGCTGCTCCAGCGCGCTGAGGAAGCCGCCGTCCCGGTTAACACGATTCCCGCTAGTACCGTAGTCGACGCTGCGACCGCCGCGCTTCCCCCGTCCGCCCTCGCATTGGGCGTGCAGGTGCTGGATACGCTTGACCTGGCCCTGGCTGCCGAGCACGCGCCCTTCGGTGGCGGGGAGGCGGCTCTGTCGCCGCTGCAGCCGCTGCTGTTGACGAACCCGGGTCCCGCCCGTGTGATGGCAGCCGCGTGCGAGACGCTGGCACGTCTCTACCCGGATTCAACGACACTGCTAGTTCTCAACCACACACCCACGGGAGAACTCCACTCAGTGGAGACGGCGCTGGGGAGTCTCGCGGACGCCACCGGAGACATGCTTGCCATCTATCTCGCGCCGGTGTCGCCGCTCGAGAGCGCCCGGCATGCTACGGGACTCCAGCGGATCGTGGCGCGGCTTCGTGCCCCCGGTGGCTGCCCCTGGGATCGCGAGCAGACGCACCAGTCGCTGATGCGCGCGGGAATCGAGGAGGCGTACGAAGTTCTGGAGGCAATTGAACGCGACGACGCAGCGGCGTTGCGTGAGGAACTTGGGGACCTGCTGCTCCAGGTCTACCTGCATGCCCAGATCGCTGAGGAGGCGGGGGAATTCACCCTGGAGGACGTCATCGGCGACCTGTCGGCGAAGCTGGTGCGCCGCCACCCGCATGTTTTCGGCGAAGCCCACGCCGCCGACGCGAGCGACGTCCTGCAACGCTGGGACGAGATCAAGCGCGCTGAGCGAGCGGAGCGAGGGGTTGACGAGGCAGCGCACCCACTGGGCCAGATTCCGGCTGCGCTCCCGGCCCTCATGCGTGCCCAGACTGTCCTCCGACGCGCGGTAAGGGCCGGACTGTTGCCGTTCGATCCCGACATGCTCCAGAGTCGCTGGCGGGCGCTTGCGGCGGGAGAGGAGCCGGTGTCCGCCGAGACCCTGGGCGATGCGCTCCTGGCAACTGCGCTCCTGGCAGCCGAGGCGGGGCTCGACGCCGAACAGGCGCTACGGGAGCGGACGCTCGCGCTCGAAGCAGCGATCCGCGGGCACACGGCCGCCACCCCCGATGATCTATACTGA